Within Bacteroidales bacterium, the genomic segment TATTAGAGATATCAGGTATTTTTTTCTTTTTGCAGGAATTGGAACAGCCGATGCTTTTTCACGAGTATTAGTTGAACATTATCCTAAATTAAGACAGGTATTTCGACGTATATTGATGATATTTATTGGTTGTTTCCTATTTATTGGATTAAGTTTAATTATTGGTGTTAACTTCCAATTTCCGCAAATTGTTTTTGATACTGTATATGGAATAGTTACAGGTGCGTTAATTCAATTAATTATAGCGAGAATAATTTTACCTTTTTTTTTAGGTAATGCCTTTTGTTCAAGAGCCTGTTGGGATGGAGCTATATTTGAATTTGTAAATTCAAGTATTAAATGTAATAATAAACCTAAGCCTCGTTCAAATATTCTTGCTTGGGGATACCTTGTTTTTCTTGTGGGTTTAGCAATATACGTGTCATTATATTGGAATGTAGCTCAGGATATTAATTTAAGAAAAAAATGGATTATTGGTGAAAATATATTTATTATTGCAGCAGGTATCACATTAACAAAAATTTGGGGAAGTAGAGCATATTGTCGTAGGCTTTGTCCATTCCTGACAATATCCGGAGTTATTTCACCAATTTCATTATTTAAGATAACACCTGTGGATGCAGATAAATGCACTGCTTGTAATTTGTGTAATAATGCATGCCCAATGCTTATTGATGTGAAAGAATATGTTAAACAAAATAAACGAATTAACAACCCTACTTGTATTTTATGCGAAAGATGTGTTAGTGCATGTCCTAACAATGTGATTAGTTTGAGTTTAAAAAATCATAAACTATAAAATGATATTAATATTAAAAAATATCAAAATAAAAAAACTTTTAATTAATATAGTTTTTATTGTCTTTATCAATAATTTGCTATACGGACAAAATCCTTTAAATAATAATACATTTTTACCAAAACCTACTGGAAATTATATTGTTGGAACTAAAAATTTTTATATTACAGATAGTACCAGATTTGAGAAATTTAAAAAAAGAAAAAACAAATTTCGAAGATATAATGTAAAGGCTTGGTATCCTTCAGACAGTACGTATGGAAAATATCCCGAAAAATACCTTGATCAATATAAACCTGTTGTAATTGCTGATATTTTTAAATCGAAAGGAGCAACAGAAGATATAATGGTTTCTATAATGAAAAACAATACTTATTCATATTGTAACGTTCCTGTTTCTGATAAACTTGACAAATATCCGGTAATTATATTTTCACATGGATACTACTTTGGAATTTCTGAATTATATTCTGCATTTATGGAAAACCTTGCCAGCAATGGATATATTGTCTTAAGCATTACACATCCCTATGAACAGCCATATGCTGAATTTTCTGACGGAACGGTTGCAACATTAATTAAAAAATATGCTTCATTGGCATTTTTGCAATGGAGTATAATAGAAAAGTTACAATTCAGGAAAACTAATACTCCTGAAAAAAACAAAAAGGTTACTATAAATTATCTTCGCAAATTAAAAAGATTTGATAAAAGTCTTGATTTATGGGTAGATGATACAAGAAATTTAATTGACCAGTTAGAAAACCGGAATATTTTTTCTTTTTTCAATAATAAAATTGATATTGATAATATAGGTATATCAGGACAATCGTTCGGGGGAGCAGTAGCCGGACAATGTTGTTTGGTAGATGAAAGAATTAAAGCGGGAATTAACCTTGATTGTTTTCAGTTTGGTGATGTTATTGATAATGATTTTAAAAAACCTTTTATGCTTATTGAAAGTGAGAAAAATGTATGGCAAAAGGCAAATAAATATATTTATTCAAAGCAATCATTTGCATTTTATAGTATTACTATAAAAAATTCGAAACATTTTATCTTTAGTGATGTTGCAATATTTCCAAATATTACAAGCAAAGAACGATTTGGACTTATTGGAAATGTAAACGGATATGAAACAATATCTATTATAAATGAATATTCTTTAGATTTTTTTAACTTTACTTTGAAAAACCAATTTTCAGAAAAACTTGAAAAACAAATTGATAATAAATATATTAAACTAATTTACAGAACCAATAATGAGTCCAGTCTAAAAAGATAGAGAATTAAAAAATGCCACTAAAACACCAAGGCTTTTTAATGAAATAAAGTGTTCAGAATTAACGAAGTTATTTTATTTTTTTACAAGTTATAAAAACTGCGAACATAGCGAAGCGATATCACGAACACCTTATAAAATAAAATAATTTGTGAGTAATAGCCACAGTTTATTTAAGGTTTTTATAACATTTTTTGCGAAGCAAAAACCAAAGGATAAAAGAACAAGTTAAAATGTACAGGTTATTTTATTATAATGCCTAAGGTATCAAATTACACAAAATGCTGAAAATCTAGCATATATATTTTGGTGAGATTTTGTGTTTTTGTGCTTTGATGGCGAAAAAAGTTTTTATACTGAACCCAACAATAATTCTATTAAAAATGTTTATTCCCAGGATAGAAAAAAGAAGTAAGGAAGAAATAAAACAATATCAGGAAAAGCGTTTACCTGAAACATTAAAATATTTAAAGAATAATTCAAGATTTTATTCCACATTATTCAAAAAAAATAATATTAATATTAATGAAATTAATACAATTAAAGACCTCATAAATATTCCGGCAACTACAAAAAACGACCTTCAATCAAAAAACAATGATTTTATTTGTGTTAAAAGAAGTAAAATAGTTGATTTTATTACCACTTCGGGCACACTTGGTGACCCTGTTACTTTTGCAATGACAGATAAAGACCTTGACCGTTTGGCATATAATGAATTTATATCATATTCTTGTGCCGATACAAGCAATGAAGATGTTTATCAACTAATGGTTACTATGGATAAACGTTTTATGGCAGGTATGGCTTATTTTCTTGGATTACGCAAACTTGGTGCCGGAATTGTACGTGTAGGTCCTGGAAATCCTGAATTACAGTTTGATACAATTAAACGCATTTCTCCTAACGGGTTTATTACAGTTCCTTCGTTTATTTTAAAACTTATTGAATATGCAGAAACCAATAATATTGATTATAAAAAATCAAGTATCAAAAAGGCAGTTTGCATAGGAGAACCTATTAGAAATACAGATTTTTCATTAAACACACTCGGCAAAAAAATTAAAGAAAAGTGGGATATTAAACTATATTCTACATATGCATCTACTGAAATGGGAACGGCTTTTACTGAATGTAGTGCAGGAAAAGGAGGACATCATCACCCCGAAATGATTATTGTTGAATTTCTTGATGATAATAACATGCCTGTAAAAGAAGGAATGGCAGGAGAAGTAACCATTACAACCTTAGGGGTTGAAGCAATGCCATTACTACGTTTTAAAACAGGAGATATTTGTTATCATTATATCGAAACTTGTTCATGTGGTCGAAATACTATACGTTTAGGTCCTGTGATTGGTAGAAAACATCAAATGATAAAATACAAAGGAACTACATTATATCCTCCGGCTCTATATGATATTTTAGAAGAAATAGATTTTATTGAAAATTATATTGTTGAAGTATATACAAATAACATAGGAACCGATGAAATTCTTATTAAAATAGGAACAAAAAAAAAACCTGAAAATTATGAGAAAATTATTAAAGACCATTTCAGGGCTAAACTAAGAGTTGCTCCAAATATAGAACTCGAAAATCCTAATGTTATTAATAAACTTCAGTTTTCTGAAAATGACCGTAAACAAATTAAGTATATTGATAAAAGGAAAACTGTAATAAAACAATAAAAATTAATGATATAAAAAATTCTTGTAAATTAAATAGAGTTTATTTATAAGGTCTTAAAATTAATTAAAATATCCCGTAGGGATAAAATAAGAATAGCTCCCGATTTTAATCGGGGGTATTGATAATTAGCAAGGTAGCCGCAGGAAGTGCAATGTTAATTTGAAAAACGAAACTTTATGCTGAGACTTCGGCGTGAGCTCAGTCGAACGCTTGTCGAAGTATAACATCCTGCGGAATTATGAAACATTATGGACAAATTTTATAGTTATATAATAAATCACTACTATCTGATTAAATTTATTAAATATGCTTAAAATTGCTTGTTTTCTATACGTTAATAATATTTCGCCCACTATGGAGCTCTGTTTTAATATTAATCATTTTACTACAAATATATCGCCTCTAACGAGGCTAATATAAAGCACCGTAGGTGCTAAATATTTGTAGTACTGATGTTTCCAAAAATCAATAAAGTGCCGTAGGTACGAAATATAAAACATAATATTTTTAATCGGAGATTAATAATAATAAATATAAACTAAAATATGCAAACTGATAAATTTGAAAATATCAGACCTTATAATCAAAAAGAAGTTGTTTCAGCCATGAAAAGATTAATAAAAGAACCTGATTTTTTTAAAGTAATCCGGTTTATTTTACCTGAGTGGTCAGTTGATGAAATAAAAGCTGAAGCAATTGGAATTACAAGTAGCTTTGATTTTCAGAAAGTCTTTATGTATAAAACTATAAAGAAAATTTTTAAAAAATCTTCTGCTGGATTTACTTATTCCGGTATTGAAAATCTTCAACCAAACGAAGCTTATCTTTTCATAGCTAATCATCGTGATATTTTTCTTGATTCCACTATTTTCGAAATGGTATTGTATGAGAATAAAATTGAAACTTCTCAGATTACTTTCGGTAGTAATCTTATGACATCTAAGTTATTAATAGATATTGGGAAAATTAATAAAATGTTTACTGTTAATCGTAGTGGTAATAAACAAAAAATGTACAATAATTCTGTTATTTTATCCGAATATATTCGTGATACTATTGTAAATAAAAAGGAATCAATATGGATTGCTCAGCGAAATGGGAGAACTAAAAATGGTTATGATATTACGCAAACAGGACTGCTGAAAATGATAGATATTAGCGGGAAAAAAGATTATATTGAGAATTTTAGAATGCTAAATATTCTACCCGTAAGTATTTCATATGAATATGAATCCTGTGATATTCAGAAAGTCAGGGAAGTTTATATGTCAAAAGATTCGGTTTACGTTAAAGAGCCTGATGAAGATATTAAAAGCATTATTTCAGGTGTTGTGGAAAATAAAGGACGAATACATTTGTCTTTTGGGAAACCAATTTCTAATGAATTGAACAGCATTAGTAAAATAAAGAATAACAATACTAAAATTAAACTACTTGCAAACGAAATTGATAAACAAATATATAGTAACTATAAACTGTGGAAAACAAACTATATTGCTGCTGATATTTTAAAAAACGATAAAATATATTCTAAATATTATACTGATATTGAAAAGAAAAATTTTATTGATTATATGAATTCTAAACTAAATACACTTAAGGGTAATTACGAAGAAATAAAAAAAATATTCTTGGAAATTTATGCCAACCCTGTTTTTAATTCAAAAATAAACGAAACAAAAAATAAATTATAATGCAGAAATATATTTTTTTTAAAAAAATATGTATCTTTGTATCCCGAAAATTGCGGATGTGTCGTAATTGGTAGCCGAGCTAGACTTAGGATCTAGTGCCGCAAGGCGTGGGGGTTCGAGTCCCTTCATCCGCACAAATCCAATTAACCGCCATAACTGGGCTATTCAGTTTTGGCGGTTTTTTTAAAATTCAGTACTTTTATGGAAATCTCTAAAAATAGTGAAGTTCAAGGCATAAGAAATTTTAAAACCGCAGTTTACTGTTGTAAATGAGGATTTTAAAATTTTGCAATAACGCCGAAATTCGCATTTTTAGAAATTTCCTAATTTTTAATTTATTTCAAAATGAATATCACTCAGGAAAAAATTGACGAATTAAACGCATGTTTAAAGATTAAAATCGAAAAAGAAGATTATCAGGAAAAAGTTGATAATGTTTTAAAAGATTACCGAAAAAAAGCTAAAATTGATGGATTTAGGCATGGTATGGTTCCAAAGGGTTTAATAAAAAAAATGTATGGCACAGCAATATTAGTCGAAGAGATCAATAAATTAGTATCTGAATCTATATCAAAATTTTTAATAGACGAAAAACTAAATATTCTTGGAGAACCTTTGCCAAACGAAAAAGAACAAAAACCAATTGACTGGGATAATCAACAGGAATTTGAACTTACTTTTGATTTAGGTTTAGCCCCTGAATTTGAATTAAACCTTACAAAAAGAGATAAAATTCCATATTACGATATTATAGTTGATGACGAATTTATTAATTCATCTATTGAGAATCATACTAAACGATATGGAACAAATACAAATGTTGATATTACAGAAGATAGCGACTTAATTAAAGGTGAAATTATTCAAGTCAATGAAAAAGATGAAATTGTAAAAGATGGAATAAAAGTAGAAGATGCATTAATATCACTTGCTGTAATAAAAAATGAAGAAATCAAAAAGAAATTCATTGGTGCAAATATTAAACAGATAATTACTTTTAATCCAAAAACAGCTTTTGAAAAC encodes:
- a CDS encoding 4Fe-4S binding protein, encoding MNKILLKYQIAIFTFISFLIIGLIVWYIRDIRYFFLFAGIGTADAFSRVLVEHYPKLRQVFRRILMIFIGCFLFIGLSLIIGVNFQFPQIVFDTVYGIVTGALIQLIIARIILPFFLGNAFCSRACWDGAIFEFVNSSIKCNNKPKPRSNILAWGYLVFLVGLAIYVSLYWNVAQDINLRKKWIIGENIFIIAAGITLTKIWGSRAYCRRLCPFLTISGVISPISLFKITPVDADKCTACNLCNNACPMLIDVKEYVKQNKRINNPTCILCERCVSACPNNVISLSLKNHKL
- a CDS encoding AMP-binding protein, producing MFIPRIEKRSKEEIKQYQEKRLPETLKYLKNNSRFYSTLFKKNNININEINTIKDLINIPATTKNDLQSKNNDFICVKRSKIVDFITTSGTLGDPVTFAMTDKDLDRLAYNEFISYSCADTSNEDVYQLMVTMDKRFMAGMAYFLGLRKLGAGIVRVGPGNPELQFDTIKRISPNGFITVPSFILKLIEYAETNNIDYKKSSIKKAVCIGEPIRNTDFSLNTLGKKIKEKWDIKLYSTYASTEMGTAFTECSAGKGGHHHPEMIIVEFLDDNNMPVKEGMAGEVTITTLGVEAMPLLRFKTGDICYHYIETCSCGRNTIRLGPVIGRKHQMIKYKGTTLYPPALYDILEEIDFIENYIVEVYTNNIGTDEILIKIGTKKKPENYEKIIKDHFRAKLRVAPNIELENPNVINKLQFSENDRKQIKYIDKRKTVIKQ
- a CDS encoding 1-acyl-sn-glycerol-3-phosphate acyltransferase — its product is MQTDKFENIRPYNQKEVVSAMKRLIKEPDFFKVIRFILPEWSVDEIKAEAIGITSSFDFQKVFMYKTIKKIFKKSSAGFTYSGIENLQPNEAYLFIANHRDIFLDSTIFEMVLYENKIETSQITFGSNLMTSKLLIDIGKINKMFTVNRSGNKQKMYNNSVILSEYIRDTIVNKKESIWIAQRNGRTKNGYDITQTGLLKMIDISGKKDYIENFRMLNILPVSISYEYESCDIQKVREVYMSKDSVYVKEPDEDIKSIISGVVENKGRIHLSFGKPISNELNSISKIKNNNTKIKLLANEIDKQIYSNYKLWKTNYIAADILKNDKIYSKYYTDIEKKNFIDYMNSKLNTLKGNYEEIKKIFLEIYANPVFNSKINETKNKL
- the tig gene encoding trigger factor, producing MNITQEKIDELNACLKIKIEKEDYQEKVDNVLKDYRKKAKIDGFRHGMVPKGLIKKMYGTAILVEEINKLVSESISKFLIDEKLNILGEPLPNEKEQKPIDWDNQQEFELTFDLGLAPEFELNLTKRDKIPYYDIIVDDEFINSSIENHTKRYGTNTNVDITEDSDLIKGEIIQVNEKDEIVKDGIKVEDALISLAVIKNEEIKKKFIGANIKQIITFNPKTAFENETEISSLLKISKDEAKNLNSDFQITISEILRFVPAEINQELFDKVYGKDVIKNEEEFKNKIEKDIKISLNKESDYRLIFDAKEKLIKKFKLNLPDEFLKRWLLVTNKELTEEKIDKEFEYFINDLQWQLIKNKIIKNNELNVTENEILEYARNATRMQLMQYGMMNIEDEMLNNYAQEILNKPEEKQKISESLYENKIIDYLKEKVKIDTKQITFKEFNKLFEK